The Candidatus Koribacter versatilis Ellin345 genome has a segment encoding these proteins:
- the hisB gene encoding imidazoleglycerol-phosphate dehydratase HisB, translating to MRKATLDRNTAETKIHLELHVDGKGKYEISTGIRFFDHMLELFTRHGAFDVTLRCEGDLDVDQHHTVEDVGIALGQAFTQALGSKMGILRAGYFVMPMDETLAVAAVDLSGRSAYAVDTKVKVRIVGDLQTELVDDFFEGFSRGALANVHIKVMYGRSNHHKIEASFKAFARALRFACAKDKRLAKVLPSTKGLL from the coding sequence ATGAGGAAGGCAACGCTCGACCGGAATACCGCCGAAACCAAGATCCACCTGGAATTGCACGTGGACGGCAAGGGCAAGTATGAGATTTCGACGGGCATCCGGTTCTTTGATCACATGCTCGAGCTCTTCACGCGGCATGGCGCGTTCGATGTAACGCTGCGATGCGAGGGCGACCTCGACGTCGACCAGCATCACACCGTGGAAGATGTGGGGATCGCATTGGGGCAGGCGTTCACGCAGGCTCTCGGCAGCAAGATGGGTATCCTGCGCGCCGGATATTTCGTGATGCCCATGGACGAGACGCTGGCTGTGGCCGCCGTGGACTTAAGTGGACGAAGCGCATATGCGGTGGACACAAAAGTAAAAGTCAGGATTGTAGGCGACTTGCAGACGGAGTTGGTCGACGACTTCTTCGAAGGATTCAGCCGCGGAGCGCTGGCGAATGTACACATCAAGGTGATGTACGGGCGTTCGAACCATCACAAGATTGAAGCTTCGTTCAAGGCATTTGCGCGAGCGCTGCGGTTCGCATGCGCCAAAGACAAGAGGCTGGCAAAAGTGCTGCCGAGCACGAAGGGACTGTTGTGA
- the hisC gene encoding histidinol-phosphate transaminase translates to MLKARETVQSLPTYHPPLGGREGLRLDFNENTVGCSPRVAEKLREISRDALARYPERGAVEATVAEFLGRNVDEVLLTNGVDEGIHLLCETYLEPGDEVLIVVPTFAMYEIYARATGAKVISIPAGEDFVFPTDAVLSAISPRTRLIAIANPNNPTGTAVSRADLLTIAEAAPHAALLVDEAYFEFHDKTMVGDIAQVPNLFIARTFSKAYGLAGLRIGILAGEAGQMTMVRRVSSPYNVNAAALACLPEALADSEYVSQYVRESVTNRRRLEEFFAAEGIPFWPSRANFVLARFDELRVPFVKGMRERGILVRDRNSDYGCAGCVRVTAGTESQMDLLFEAMKDVLRDLRQGQVR, encoded by the coding sequence ATGCTTAAGGCGCGAGAGACCGTGCAGTCGCTGCCGACGTATCATCCGCCGCTCGGTGGGCGCGAGGGCCTGCGGCTCGACTTCAACGAGAATACGGTGGGATGCTCGCCGCGCGTGGCCGAAAAGCTGCGAGAGATCTCGCGAGACGCTCTGGCACGTTATCCCGAACGGGGAGCGGTCGAAGCGACCGTTGCGGAATTTCTGGGGCGAAACGTCGATGAAGTCCTGCTCACGAACGGCGTGGATGAAGGCATCCACCTGCTGTGCGAGACCTATCTTGAACCGGGCGACGAGGTGTTGATCGTGGTGCCGACGTTCGCGATGTACGAGATTTACGCACGGGCAACGGGAGCAAAGGTCATTAGCATTCCGGCGGGCGAGGATTTTGTTTTCCCCACCGATGCCGTGCTCTCTGCGATTTCGCCTCGCACGCGGCTCATCGCCATCGCAAATCCGAACAATCCGACGGGCACGGCGGTTTCGAGAGCTGACTTGCTGACGATCGCGGAAGCCGCGCCCCACGCGGCGTTGCTCGTCGATGAAGCGTACTTCGAATTCCACGATAAGACGATGGTTGGCGACATCGCCCAAGTGCCGAATCTCTTTATCGCGCGAACGTTTTCGAAGGCCTACGGGCTGGCTGGTCTACGCATAGGAATCCTTGCTGGAGAAGCGGGACAAATGACAATGGTGCGACGCGTGAGTTCCCCTTACAACGTGAACGCCGCGGCGCTCGCTTGTTTGCCAGAGGCGCTCGCAGATTCGGAGTACGTGTCGCAGTATGTGCGGGAGAGTGTGACTAACCGCAGGCGGCTGGAAGAGTTTTTTGCCGCAGAAGGAATTCCCTTCTGGCCAAGCCGGGCGAATTTCGTTTTGGCCAGGTTCGACGAGCTTCGCGTGCCATTTGTAAAAGGAATGCGCGAACGAGGAATTCTAGTGAGAGATCGCAACAGCGACTACGGATGTGCTGGGTGCGTGCGCGTCACGGCGGGAACCGAGTCACAAATGGATTTGCTGTTCGAGGCGATGAAGGACGTTTTGCGCGACTTGCGCCAAGGACAGGTTCGATGA